In the genome of Streptomyces collinus, one region contains:
- a CDS encoding GNAT family N-acetyltransferase — protein sequence MPHHASRHLAEGPRVGIRHFTYEDGAEFTARARESKDLHHPWLFPPTTAQAYTAYAGRLIEDRSKAGFLVCEKSDGAIGGFININNIVEGGFQSGALGYGAFAHAAGRGLMREGLDLVVGHAFGPMRLHRLEINVQPGNAASIALARACGFRLEGFSPQMLFVDGAWRDHERWAITTEMIAPQGRP from the coding sequence GTGCCGCACCACGCATCCCGCCACCTCGCCGAAGGCCCCCGGGTGGGCATACGCCACTTCACCTACGAGGACGGTGCCGAGTTCACCGCCCGCGCCCGGGAGAGCAAGGACCTGCACCACCCGTGGCTCTTCCCGCCCACCACGGCGCAGGCCTACACCGCCTACGCGGGCCGGCTGATCGAGGACCGGTCCAAGGCCGGGTTCCTGGTCTGTGAGAAGAGCGACGGGGCCATCGGCGGGTTCATCAACATCAACAACATCGTCGAGGGCGGCTTCCAGTCCGGGGCGCTGGGCTACGGCGCCTTCGCGCACGCCGCCGGGCGCGGGCTGATGCGCGAAGGACTGGACCTCGTCGTGGGTCACGCGTTCGGCCCGATGCGGCTGCACCGGCTGGAGATCAACGTCCAGCCCGGGAACGCCGCGTCGATCGCCCTGGCCCGCGCCTGCGGGTTCCGCCTGGAGGGCTTCTCGCCGCAGATGCTCTTCGTCGACGGGGCCTGGCGCGACCACGAACGCTGGGCGATCACCACCGAGATGATCGCCCCGCAAGGCCGGCCCTGA
- a CDS encoding M55 family metallopeptidase, whose protein sequence is MRILISADMEGATGVTWPDDVMPGASQWERCRSLFTSDVNAAVRGFHDGGADEVIINEAHSTMRNLLLEQLDDRARMLTGRHKALSMVEGVQHGDVDGIAFVGYHAGAGMEGVLAHTYLANSITGVWLNDVRASEGLLNAHVAAEYGVPVVLVTGDDVACEDALGYAPEALKVAVKDHVSRYAAVCRTPGRTAADIQAAAKEAAALAVRHEPVRGGPFTVAVEFDAEHLAMAATVVPGVDRIGERKVAYTSGTMYEGIRAFKAVTTIVSAAVEEQYG, encoded by the coding sequence ATGAGAATCCTCATCAGCGCCGACATGGAGGGCGCCACCGGAGTCACCTGGCCCGACGACGTGATGCCCGGCGCCTCGCAGTGGGAGCGCTGCCGCTCGCTGTTCACCTCCGATGTCAACGCCGCCGTGCGGGGCTTCCACGACGGCGGCGCCGACGAGGTGATCATCAACGAGGCCCACTCCACCATGCGCAACCTGCTGCTGGAGCAGCTCGACGACCGCGCCCGGATGCTCACCGGCCGGCACAAGGCGCTGTCCATGGTCGAGGGCGTGCAGCACGGCGACGTCGACGGCATCGCGTTCGTCGGCTACCACGCGGGCGCCGGCATGGAGGGCGTCCTCGCGCACACCTACCTCGCCAACTCCATCACGGGCGTGTGGCTCAACGACGTACGGGCGAGCGAGGGGCTGCTCAACGCCCATGTCGCCGCCGAGTACGGGGTGCCGGTCGTGCTGGTCACGGGGGACGACGTCGCCTGTGAGGACGCACTCGGCTACGCGCCCGAGGCGCTGAAGGTCGCGGTGAAGGACCACGTGTCGCGCTACGCGGCGGTGTGCCGCACACCCGGTCGCACCGCGGCCGACATCCAGGCGGCGGCCAAGGAGGCGGCAGCGCTGGCGGTCCGTCACGAACCCGTGCGCGGAGGCCCGTTCACCGTGGCCGTGGAGTTCGACGCGGAGCACCTGGCGATGGCCGCCACCGTCGTGCCGGGTGTGGACCGGATCGGGGAGCGCAAGGTGGCGTACACGAGCGGGACCATGTACGAGGGCATCCGCGCCTTCAAGGCGGTCACCACGATCGTCTCGGCCGCGGTGGAGGAGCAGTATGGCTGA
- a CDS encoding LLM class F420-dependent oxidoreductase → MPEYGYFLSCEQYGPAELIEQARMAEQAGFQALWISDHYHPWNDEQGQSPFVWSVIGALSQAVSLPIETAVTCPTVRIHPAVVAQAAATSAVMTNNRFRLGVGSGEALNEHILGDHWPPAHVRLDMLEEAIQVMRRLFTGEEVNHHGPHYTVENARLYTVPDEPIPIDISGFGPAATQLASRVGDGYITVMPDEAMVEQYRKGGGGGHLVSGGTKVCYDTDKDEAARTVHRLWANEQLPGELGQVLPSPKHFEQAQQLVTEDMVRANRVCGDDVDEHVAELKQFADAGFDRVYVNQIGPDLRGFFDFYRTKVLPQLQQAV, encoded by the coding sequence ATGCCCGAGTACGGCTACTTCCTCTCGTGCGAGCAGTACGGACCCGCCGAGCTGATCGAGCAGGCGCGGATGGCCGAGCAGGCCGGATTCCAGGCGCTGTGGATCTCGGACCACTACCACCCCTGGAACGACGAGCAGGGCCAGAGCCCGTTCGTGTGGTCGGTGATCGGTGCGCTGTCGCAGGCGGTGTCCCTGCCGATCGAGACGGCGGTGACCTGCCCGACCGTCCGCATACACCCGGCGGTGGTGGCGCAGGCCGCTGCGACCAGCGCGGTGATGACGAACAACCGCTTCCGGCTCGGTGTCGGCTCCGGCGAGGCGCTCAACGAACACATCCTGGGCGACCACTGGCCGCCGGCGCACGTGCGTCTGGACATGCTGGAGGAGGCCATCCAGGTGATGCGCCGCCTGTTCACCGGGGAGGAGGTCAACCACCACGGCCCGCACTACACGGTCGAGAACGCCCGCCTGTACACGGTCCCGGACGAGCCGATCCCGATCGACATCTCCGGCTTCGGCCCGGCCGCGACCCAGCTCGCCTCCCGCGTCGGTGACGGCTACATCACGGTCATGCCGGACGAGGCGATGGTGGAGCAGTACCGCAAGGGCGGAGGCGGCGGTCATCTCGTCAGCGGTGGCACCAAGGTCTGCTACGACACCGACAAGGACGAGGCCGCCCGGACCGTCCACCGGCTCTGGGCGAACGAGCAACTGCCGGGTGAGCTCGGCCAGGTGCTGCCCTCCCCCAAGCACTTCGAGCAGGCGCAGCAGCTCGTCACCGAGGACATGGTGCGCGCGAACCGGGTGTGCGGCGACGACGTGGACGAGCACGTGGCGGAGCTGAAGCAGTTCGCCGACGCGGGCTTCGACCGGGTCTATGTGAACCAGATCGGGCCGGACCTGCGCGGCTTCTTCGACTTCTACCGCACGAAGGTGCTGCCGCAGCTCCAGCAGGCCGTCTGA
- a CDS encoding prolyl oligopeptidase family serine peptidase: MRTLAYGAWPSPIDAALTAAHDGHPEYVGFVGDEVWWTEPRPAEGGRRTLVRRHADGREEPLLPAPWNVRSRVVEYGGHPWAALAGDTGPLVVFVNFADQRLYRWEPGGEPRPLTPVSSVGAGLRWAEPLPLPERGEVWCVLEEFTGDGPTDVRRVLAAVPLDGSAAEDRDAVRELTDGRHRFVTGPKLSPDGRRAAWLAWDHPRMPWDGTELLLAEVTPDGTLRDARAVAGGPGESIAQADWTHDGRLLHASDRTGWWNLYLDGQPLCPREEEFGGALWKPGSRWFTPLDSGLIAVVHGRGATALGVLDPETGEVVDAAGPWTEFTATLAAHGERVVAVGASPRSAYEVVELDARTGRARVVGAEHDDAVDPAYYPEPQIRTFTGPDGRDIHAHIYPPHHPGCVAPGDELPPYVVWAHGGPTGRAPLVLDLEIAYFTSRGIGVAEVNYGGSTGYGRPYRERLREQWGVVDVEDCAAVALALAEEGTADRARLAVRGGSAGGWTAAASLTTTDVYACGTIKYPILDLAGWGTGETHDFESRYLEGLIGPLAEVPARYAERSPAAHADRLTVPFLLLQGLDDVICPPVQCERFLARLEGRRVPHAYLAFEGEGHGFRKAETMVRALEAELSLYAQVFRLDPPGVPTLELSK; the protein is encoded by the coding sequence GTGCGGACGCTGGCCTACGGGGCGTGGCCCTCGCCCATCGACGCGGCCCTGACCGCCGCGCACGACGGGCACCCGGAGTACGTGGGTTTCGTCGGCGACGAGGTGTGGTGGACCGAGCCGCGCCCCGCCGAGGGCGGCCGCCGCACGCTGGTGCGGCGGCACGCCGACGGCCGGGAGGAGCCGCTGCTGCCCGCGCCGTGGAACGTGCGTAGCCGGGTCGTCGAGTACGGCGGGCACCCGTGGGCCGCCCTCGCGGGGGACACCGGACCGCTGGTGGTGTTCGTGAACTTCGCCGACCAGCGGCTCTACCGCTGGGAGCCGGGCGGTGAACCCCGACCGCTCACCCCCGTGTCCTCCGTCGGCGCCGGCCTGCGCTGGGCCGAGCCGCTGCCGCTGCCCGAACGGGGCGAAGTGTGGTGCGTGCTGGAGGAGTTCACCGGCGACGGACCCACCGACGTGCGCCGCGTCCTGGCCGCCGTCCCGCTGGACGGATCCGCCGCCGAGGACCGGGACGCCGTACGGGAACTCACCGACGGGCGGCACCGGTTCGTGACCGGACCGAAGCTCTCGCCCGACGGGCGGCGGGCCGCCTGGCTCGCCTGGGACCATCCGCGCATGCCCTGGGACGGCACCGAGCTGCTCCTCGCCGAGGTCACACCCGACGGCACCCTGCGCGACGCCCGGGCCGTGGCCGGCGGCCCCGGCGAGTCCATCGCCCAGGCCGACTGGACCCACGACGGCCGACTGCTGCACGCGAGCGACCGCACCGGCTGGTGGAACCTCTACCTCGACGGACAGCCGCTGTGCCCCCGCGAGGAGGAGTTCGGCGGCGCGCTGTGGAAGCCGGGTTCGCGATGGTTCACGCCGCTCGACAGCGGGCTGATCGCCGTCGTGCACGGCCGGGGCGCCACCGCCCTCGGCGTACTCGACCCCGAGACGGGCGAAGTCGTCGACGCCGCCGGGCCCTGGACCGAGTTCACCGCCACCCTCGCCGCCCACGGCGAACGGGTCGTCGCCGTCGGGGCCAGCCCGCGGAGCGCCTACGAGGTCGTGGAGCTGGACGCCCGCACCGGCCGGGCCCGGGTCGTCGGCGCCGAGCACGACGACGCCGTCGATCCCGCGTACTACCCCGAGCCGCAGATCCGCACCTTCACCGGCCCCGACGGGCGCGACATCCACGCCCACATCTACCCGCCGCACCACCCCGGCTGCGTCGCGCCCGGCGACGAACTGCCGCCCTACGTCGTCTGGGCGCACGGCGGGCCCACCGGCCGGGCCCCGCTCGTGCTCGACCTGGAGATCGCCTACTTCACCTCGCGCGGCATCGGCGTCGCCGAAGTGAACTACGGCGGCTCCACGGGGTACGGCCGCCCCTACCGCGAGCGGCTGCGCGAGCAGTGGGGCGTGGTCGACGTCGAGGACTGCGCCGCCGTCGCCCTGGCCCTCGCCGAGGAGGGCACCGCCGACCGCGCCCGGCTCGCCGTCCGGGGCGGCAGTGCGGGCGGCTGGACGGCCGCCGCCTCGCTCACCACCACCGACGTCTACGCCTGCGGCACCATCAAGTACCCGATCCTGGACCTGGCCGGCTGGGGCACGGGGGAGACCCACGACTTCGAGTCGCGGTACCTGGAGGGCCTGATCGGGCCGCTCGCCGAGGTGCCCGCCCGGTACGCGGAACGCTCGCCCGCCGCCCACGCCGACCGCCTCACCGTGCCGTTCCTGCTGCTCCAGGGCCTGGACGACGTGATCTGCCCGCCCGTCCAGTGCGAGCGGTTCCTGGCCCGGCTGGAGGGCCGGAGGGTGCCGCACGCGTATCTCGCCTTCGAGGGGGAGGGGCACGGCTTCCGGAAGGCGGAGACCATGGTGCGCGCCCTGGAGGCCGAACTCTCCCTCTACGCCCAGGTGTTCCGCCTGGATCCGCCCGGCGTCCCCACTCTGGAGCTCAGCAAGTGA
- a CDS encoding VOC family protein: MEILGATLRVCVDDLETAIPFYERLAGGRAQRFERGGVQVAAIGCFLLMSGPPAELEVLRKVAATIAVTDVEETHKVLTGLGAHIVAGPIASPAGRNLIALHPDGSVYEYVDRQA, encoded by the coding sequence ATGGAGATTCTGGGTGCCACACTGCGCGTCTGCGTCGACGACCTCGAGACCGCGATCCCCTTCTACGAGCGGCTGGCGGGCGGCAGAGCCCAGCGCTTCGAGCGGGGAGGTGTCCAGGTGGCGGCGATCGGCTGCTTCCTGCTGATGAGCGGCCCCCCGGCCGAACTGGAGGTGCTGCGCAAGGTCGCGGCGACGATCGCCGTGACGGACGTCGAGGAGACCCACAAGGTGCTGACCGGACTGGGGGCGCACATCGTGGCGGGCCCGATCGCCTCACCGGCGGGCCGCAACCTGATCGCCCTGCATCCGGACGGCTCGGTCTACGAGTACGTGGACCGCCAGGCGTAG
- a CDS encoding SGNH/GDSL hydrolase family protein, which translates to MPWLRMLVASAVSTVLVGTATVTTVAAPERRGVQDGVHTAGRVKDAGDVLQYSWPGVYFEGRIRGTGVGVVLDDPAADYDVQVDGATVATLVTPGRTTHWVRGLREGVHTVRLVKRNDTPWSTSAFGGFVAAPGGAVLAEPAARSRQIEFIGDSLTAGYGNLSASRDCDNEQLKRTTNADVSYGALTARKLRADYQINAYSGQGMVRNYNGGSPEVNYRTFYDRALLNVPGDVWQNPGTWRPRLVVVHLGTNDFSTPVNPGEPWTDESLAAAYRSAYSGFLAKLRKRYGTATTILAAGTGPFAGHVEHVVRERTAAGDRGVRFWPLDTTGLDHTGCHWHYSARDHRLLADRLTAFLADLPIRW; encoded by the coding sequence ATGCCCTGGTTACGGATGCTGGTCGCGTCGGCGGTGTCGACGGTGCTCGTCGGCACCGCGACCGTCACGACCGTCGCCGCACCGGAACGACGCGGGGTACAGGACGGCGTGCACACCGCGGGACGGGTCAAGGACGCCGGTGACGTGCTCCAGTACAGCTGGCCCGGCGTCTACTTCGAGGGACGCATCCGGGGCACCGGCGTGGGCGTCGTCCTCGACGATCCGGCCGCCGACTACGACGTCCAGGTCGACGGGGCCACCGTCGCGACGCTCGTCACGCCGGGGAGGACCACCCACTGGGTCAGGGGCCTGCGCGAGGGCGTGCACACCGTCCGGCTCGTCAAGCGCAACGACACCCCGTGGAGCACCAGCGCCTTCGGCGGCTTCGTCGCCGCACCCGGCGGCGCCGTTCTGGCCGAGCCGGCCGCCCGCAGCCGTCAGATCGAGTTCATCGGCGACTCCCTCACGGCCGGCTACGGCAACCTCTCCGCCTCCCGCGACTGCGACAACGAGCAGCTCAAGCGCACCACCAACGCCGACGTGAGCTACGGCGCCCTCACCGCCCGGAAGCTGCGCGCCGACTACCAGATCAACGCGTACTCGGGCCAGGGCATGGTGCGCAACTACAACGGCGGCTCCCCGGAGGTGAACTACCGCACCTTCTACGACCGCGCGCTGCTGAACGTGCCGGGCGACGTCTGGCAGAACCCGGGCACCTGGCGCCCGCGGCTGGTGGTGGTCCACCTCGGCACGAACGACTTCTCCACCCCGGTCAACCCGGGCGAGCCCTGGACGGACGAGAGCCTCGCCGCCGCCTACCGCAGCGCCTACAGCGGCTTCCTCGCCAAGCTGCGCAAGCGCTACGGCACCGCGACCACCATCCTGGCCGCGGGCACGGGCCCCTTCGCCGGCCATGTCGAACACGTCGTCCGGGAACGCACCGCCGCGGGCGACCGCGGGGTCCGCTTCTGGCCCCTCGACACCACCGGCCTGGACCACACCGGCTGCCACTGGCACTACTCGGCCCGCGACCACCGGCTGCTGGCCGACCGCCTCACCGCGTTCCTCGCAGACCTGCCGATCCGTTGGTGA
- a CDS encoding S66 peptidase family protein: MNQLVRPPRLAPGARVAVVAPSGPVPEERLEAGLDILRGWGLDPVVAPHVLDRQRELDYLAGTDEQRAADLQAAWCDPSVAAVLCARGGYGAQRMVDLLDWAAMRAAGPKVFAGFSDVTVLHQAFATRLGLVTLYGPAAAGVDFLKNARAQGHLRATLFEPESVRTLTAVPPGGTALVPGRPRGVTLGGCLSLLASDLGTPHARPGARGGLLLMEDVGESPYRLDRYLTQLLRTGWLDGAAGIVLGSWADCGPREGLRAVFADRLGGLGVPVVEEFGFGHSEGALTMPLGAVAELDTEAGTLTLDEPALS, encoded by the coding sequence GTGAACCAGCTCGTCCGACCGCCCCGGCTCGCCCCCGGCGCCCGCGTCGCCGTCGTCGCGCCCAGCGGGCCCGTGCCCGAGGAACGCCTTGAGGCCGGGCTCGACATCCTGCGCGGCTGGGGCCTCGACCCCGTCGTGGCACCCCATGTGCTGGACCGGCAAAGGGAGTTGGACTACCTCGCCGGTACGGACGAGCAGCGCGCCGCCGACCTGCAGGCCGCCTGGTGCGATCCGTCCGTCGCGGCCGTGCTGTGCGCCCGGGGCGGGTACGGGGCGCAGCGCATGGTCGACCTGCTCGACTGGGCGGCGATGCGGGCGGCGGGCCCGAAGGTGTTCGCCGGGTTCAGCGACGTCACCGTCCTGCACCAGGCCTTCGCCACCCGCCTGGGCCTGGTCACCCTGTACGGGCCCGCCGCCGCCGGCGTCGACTTCCTCAAGAACGCCCGGGCTCAAGGCCATCTGCGGGCCACTCTCTTCGAGCCGGAGTCCGTGCGGACCCTGACGGCCGTGCCCCCCGGCGGCACCGCACTGGTCCCCGGCCGTCCCCGGGGCGTCACCCTGGGCGGGTGCCTGAGCCTGCTCGCGAGCGACCTCGGCACCCCGCACGCCCGCCCCGGGGCACGCGGCGGGCTGCTGCTGATGGAGGACGTCGGCGAGAGCCCGTACCGCCTGGACCGGTACCTGACCCAACTCCTGCGCACCGGCTGGCTCGACGGGGCCGCCGGGATCGTGCTCGGCTCCTGGGCGGACTGCGGCCCTCGCGAGGGGCTGCGCGCGGTCTTCGCCGACCGGCTCGGCGGCCTGGGCGTCCCGGTCGTGGAGGAGTTCGGGTTCGGGCACAGCGAGGGCGCGCTGACCATGCCCCTCGGGGCCGTGGCCGAACTGGACACCGAGGCGGGCACGTTGACGCTGGACGAACCGGCCCTGAGCTGA
- a CDS encoding SDR family oxidoreductase, with amino-acid sequence MRTAATSHRRGRVVVVTGAGGGVGRATVRAFAARGDRVALLARGREGLAAAADEVERAGGEALVVGVDVSDAKAVDDAAQQVVDAYGHIDVWVNNAFTGVFAPFTEVTPDEFRRVTEVTYLGYVFGTRAALRHMLPRDRGTIVQVGSALAYRGIPLQSAYCGAKHAIQGFNESLRCELLHARSGVRTTMVQLPGLNTPQFDWVLNRMPGRARPVAPVYQPEVAARAIVHASSHARRREYWVGGSTAATLLANAVVPGLLERYLARTNVDAQQEEGRPEGPANLWSPADGAHGRDHGAHGRFDDESTGKSPQQWLSRNRGWMGAVLTAGAAALAARKLTAPARG; translated from the coding sequence GTGCGCACGGCAGCGACATCGCACCGGCGCGGCCGTGTGGTCGTGGTGACCGGAGCCGGCGGCGGCGTCGGTCGGGCCACCGTCCGGGCCTTCGCCGCCCGCGGCGACAGGGTCGCCCTGCTCGCCCGCGGACGTGAGGGACTCGCCGCCGCGGCGGACGAGGTGGAGCGCGCCGGCGGCGAGGCACTCGTCGTCGGCGTGGACGTCTCCGACGCCAAGGCCGTCGACGACGCGGCCCAGCAGGTCGTCGACGCCTACGGCCACATCGACGTCTGGGTCAACAACGCCTTCACCGGAGTGTTCGCGCCGTTCACGGAAGTCACCCCGGACGAGTTCCGCCGCGTGACCGAAGTGACGTACCTGGGCTATGTGTTCGGCACCCGGGCCGCCCTGCGCCACATGCTGCCGCGCGACCGCGGCACCATCGTGCAGGTCGGCTCCGCGCTCGCCTACCGGGGCATCCCGCTGCAGTCGGCGTACTGCGGGGCCAAGCACGCGATCCAGGGGTTCAACGAGTCGCTGCGCTGCGAGCTGCTGCACGCGCGCAGCGGGGTGCGGACGACGATGGTGCAGCTGCCGGGCCTCAACACCCCGCAGTTCGACTGGGTGCTGAACCGGATGCCCGGGCGGGCACGGCCCGTTGCGCCCGTCTACCAGCCGGAGGTCGCGGCCCGGGCCATCGTGCACGCGTCGTCGCACGCACGGCGCCGGGAGTACTGGGTGGGCGGCTCCACGGCCGCCACGCTGCTCGCCAACGCGGTCGTCCCCGGGCTGCTGGAGCGCTACCTGGCCCGCACCAACGTCGACGCGCAGCAGGAGGAGGGCCGGCCCGAGGGCCCGGCGAACCTGTGGTCCCCGGCGGACGGCGCGCACGGACGGGACCACGGCGCCCACGGGCGCTTCGACGACGAGTCCACCGGCAAGAGCCCGCAGCAGTGGCTGTCACGGAACCGCGGGTGGATGGGCGCGGTCCTCACCGCGGGGGCCGCCGCCCTGGCAGCCCGCAAACTGACCGCGCCCGCCCGCGGTTAG
- a CDS encoding M20/M25/M40 family metallo-hydrolase, translating to MADQVDEQALDEVVTYTSDLIRIDTTNRGGGDCRERPAAEYAAARLADAGIEPVLLERTQGRTNVVARIEGTDPSAGALLLHGHLDVVPAAAADWSVHPFSGEIRDGVVWGRGAVDMKNMDAMILAVVRGWARQGVRPRRDIVIAFTADEEASAEDGSGFLADEHPELFEGCTEGVSESGAFTFHDGDGRQIYPIAAGERGTAWLKLTARGRAGHGSKVNRDNAVTHLAGAIARIGAHEWPLRLTPTVRAALTELAALYGIETDLTDVNALLEKLGPAAKLVEPTLRNSANPTMLDAGYKINVIPGEAVAYVDGRYMPGGEEEFRSTLDRLTGPDVDWEFHHREVALQSPVASPTFAGMRAAVEEFAPEGHVVPFCMSGGTDAKQFSRLGITGYGFTPLKLPDGYDYAAMFHGVDERVPVEALHFGVRVLDRFLRTA from the coding sequence ATGGCTGACCAGGTGGACGAGCAGGCGCTGGACGAGGTCGTGACGTACACGTCCGACCTCATCCGGATCGACACCACCAACCGGGGCGGCGGCGACTGCCGGGAGCGGCCCGCCGCCGAGTACGCCGCCGCACGGCTCGCCGACGCCGGCATCGAACCGGTCCTGCTGGAGCGCACCCAGGGGCGGACCAACGTCGTCGCCCGGATCGAGGGTACGGACCCCTCGGCCGGTGCCCTGCTGCTCCACGGGCATCTGGACGTCGTGCCCGCGGCGGCCGCCGACTGGAGCGTGCACCCGTTCTCCGGGGAGATCCGCGACGGGGTCGTCTGGGGACGCGGCGCCGTCGACATGAAGAACATGGACGCGATGATCCTGGCCGTCGTGCGCGGCTGGGCCCGGCAGGGTGTCCGGCCCCGCCGGGACATCGTCATCGCGTTCACCGCGGACGAGGAGGCCAGCGCCGAGGACGGCTCCGGGTTCCTCGCCGACGAGCACCCCGAACTGTTCGAGGGCTGCACCGAAGGCGTCAGCGAGTCGGGCGCCTTCACCTTCCACGACGGCGACGGGCGGCAGATCTACCCGATCGCCGCCGGGGAACGCGGCACCGCCTGGCTGAAGCTCACCGCCCGCGGACGCGCCGGGCACGGCTCCAAGGTCAACAGGGACAACGCCGTCACCCACCTCGCGGGCGCGATCGCCCGGATCGGCGCGCACGAGTGGCCGCTGCGGCTCACCCCGACCGTACGCGCCGCCCTCACCGAACTCGCCGCGCTCTACGGCATCGAGACCGATCTCACCGACGTGAACGCGCTGCTGGAGAAGCTCGGCCCGGCCGCGAAGCTCGTCGAGCCGACCCTGCGCAACAGCGCCAACCCGACCATGCTGGACGCCGGTTACAAGATCAACGTCATTCCCGGGGAGGCCGTGGCGTACGTGGACGGCCGGTACATGCCCGGCGGCGAGGAGGAGTTCCGCAGCACCCTCGACCGGCTCACCGGCCCGGACGTGGACTGGGAGTTCCACCACCGCGAGGTCGCCCTTCAGTCGCCGGTGGCCTCGCCGACGTTCGCGGGCATGCGGGCCGCCGTCGAGGAGTTCGCGCCGGAGGGCCACGTCGTGCCGTTCTGCATGTCCGGCGGCACCGACGCCAAGCAGTTCTCCCGCCTCGGCATCACCGGCTACGGCTTCACCCCGCTGAAGCTGCCGGACGGCTACGACTACGCGGCCATGTTCCACGGGGTCGACGAACGGGTACCGGTCGAGGCGCTGCACTTCGGTGTCCGCGTACTCGACCGGTTTCTGCGGACGGCCTAG
- a CDS encoding phage holin family protein — protein sequence MKPLDHLEHLDKHLVDELAQVARETVRDELREQTRKQRRKAALYAASGALALYAGAALALAVGLALALGLPDWAAALITAVILGALAYVLRGMARPSRPGPDHAAGTAPGGDSARQTAAGAVGGMPYPPVPPAPPAGADVPGPVPPRPPEAPDVPHRGA from the coding sequence ATGAAGCCGTTGGATCACCTGGAGCATCTGGACAAGCACCTGGTCGACGAGCTGGCACAGGTGGCGCGCGAGACCGTACGGGACGAACTGCGCGAGCAGACGCGCAAGCAGCGCCGCAAGGCCGCCCTGTACGCCGCGTCCGGCGCGCTCGCCCTGTACGCCGGCGCGGCCCTCGCGCTCGCCGTGGGGCTGGCCCTCGCCCTCGGCCTGCCCGACTGGGCCGCCGCACTCATCACCGCAGTGATCCTGGGCGCCCTGGCCTACGTGCTGCGCGGCATGGCGCGGCCGTCCCGCCCGGGCCCGGACCACGCGGCCGGCACGGCGCCGGGCGGGGACAGCGCCCGGCAGACCGCCGCCGGGGCGGTCGGCGGCATGCCGTACCCGCCCGTGCCGCCGGCCCCGCCCGCCGGAGCGGACGTTCCGGGCCCCGTGCCCCCGCGGCCGCCGGAGGCCCCGGACGTCCCCCACCGCGGGGCGTGA